The Leptospira sp. WS39.C2 genome contains a region encoding:
- a CDS encoding DUF2797 domain-containing protein, which translates to MPTFQGYVRKMSHKGTNPVSYFWEFASYLEDKKKKELEVTEHTSDLPVESFLGKKIQITTNDEIRCLHCGKKTKKSFNQGYCFVCFSSLAENDLCILRPETCHHHKGTCRDANWGNTNCFKKHIVYFANSSGLKVGITKENPVSNRWVDQGARFGIPILEVDSRRDAGILEHFLSQFLPDKTSWQKMVAGDPNTIDLYKEAQKFLNHLEKNEFFSPTETKQKLGWKRISNPEVMEIQYPILSYPNKIKSLKLTKETPVIGTLVGIKGQYLLFDIGVINIRSLGGLWIEFST; encoded by the coding sequence ATGCCAACTTTCCAAGGTTATGTGAGAAAAATGTCCCATAAAGGGACTAATCCCGTTTCTTATTTTTGGGAATTTGCCTCTTATCTGGAAGACAAAAAAAAGAAGGAATTGGAAGTTACAGAACACACTTCAGACCTACCAGTGGAATCCTTCCTTGGAAAAAAAATTCAAATTACCACAAATGATGAAATTCGTTGTCTCCATTGCGGGAAAAAAACAAAAAAATCATTTAACCAAGGTTACTGTTTTGTTTGTTTTTCGAGTTTGGCTGAAAATGATCTTTGTATTCTACGTCCAGAAACTTGTCACCACCATAAAGGGACGTGTCGTGATGCGAATTGGGGGAATACAAATTGTTTTAAAAAACATATAGTTTATTTTGCCAATTCAAGTGGTTTAAAAGTTGGGATCACTAAAGAAAATCCTGTATCAAACCGTTGGGTGGACCAAGGGGCAAGGTTTGGAATACCCATCTTAGAAGTGGATTCAAGGAGGGATGCAGGTATCTTAGAACATTTCCTCAGCCAATTTTTACCTGATAAAACATCCTGGCAAAAAATGGTAGCGGGTGATCCAAATACAATTGATTTATATAAAGAAGCACAAAAATTCCTAAACCACCTTGAAAAAAATGAATTTTTTTCTCCTACGGAAACAAAACAAAAGTTAGGTTGGAAAAGGATCTCAAATCCAGAAGTGATGGAAATCCAATACCCAATTTTGTCATACCCAAATAAAATCAAATCCTTAAAACTCACAAAAGAAACACCTGTGATTGGAACACTAGTTGGAATTAAAGGCCAATATTTATTATTTGATATAGGTGTGATCAACATACGAAGTTTAGGTGGGCTTTGGATTGAATTCTCCACGTAA
- a CDS encoding CHAT domain-containing protein translates to MKIRIISKYSDQGISDGECFWEEKQNQFGSVEKTTPFSGALLKEFQADWAIFVERILSQNPKKEEFFAKLGKKSDSLEQIVFGTTIPFWRTPGFSGTIELLVDPEFSPIPWEILRTTNGYLFQDRNFKRGIRIQNQQKEITKKNNAALIICNPVKSNLENTVNEECATLYPLLEKKLPLRILKQNHITKIRFIEELNSVKYLHYAGHTEKNGIPILSDQFISMNEIASRSFGHLDLVFFNSCYSSFDSIEQTGLTTSFLKAGAKQVIGFLYPVETNLAKEIGISFWTYFLESKNTEKSLEKIKKQLLKGSGKEIITAISLVQFSTLAPNPLPKRILSIGLSLILVLFFLMFTKDSTKQEPYLELDQEISSIEANSKQNKSTSYSEKSINDPLFFRIQKISNPEFRKKAILFLETKHALLDDSHKREILESIFSEDASEEKMYYEFKTRSGF, encoded by the coding sequence ATGAAAATCCGTATTATTTCAAAATACTCTGACCAAGGAATTTCCGATGGTGAATGTTTTTGGGAAGAAAAACAAAACCAATTCGGATCGGTAGAAAAAACCACTCCCTTTTCTGGAGCTTTACTCAAGGAGTTCCAAGCGGATTGGGCAATATTTGTAGAGCGAATTTTATCACAAAACCCCAAAAAAGAAGAGTTCTTTGCCAAATTGGGGAAAAAATCAGATAGTTTAGAACAAATTGTTTTTGGTACGACAATTCCTTTTTGGCGAACTCCTGGATTTAGTGGCACCATTGAATTGTTAGTTGATCCAGAATTTTCCCCAATTCCATGGGAAATCCTTAGAACCACAAATGGTTATCTTTTCCAAGACCGTAATTTTAAACGTGGAATTAGGATCCAAAACCAACAAAAAGAAATCACAAAAAAAAACAATGCAGCCCTTATCATTTGTAATCCCGTAAAAAGTAATTTGGAAAATACAGTGAATGAAGAATGTGCTACACTTTATCCTTTGCTTGAAAAAAAGTTACCTTTACGAATTCTCAAACAAAACCACATAACAAAAATTCGTTTTATCGAAGAGTTAAATTCAGTTAAGTATCTTCATTATGCTGGTCATACAGAAAAAAATGGAATTCCGATTTTATCTGATCAATTTATTTCAATGAATGAAATTGCTTCACGTTCGTTTGGACATTTGGATTTAGTTTTTTTTAATAGCTGTTATTCTTCCTTTGATTCTATCGAACAAACGGGGCTCACTACTAGTTTTTTAAAAGCAGGCGCAAAACAAGTGATTGGTTTTTTGTACCCAGTGGAAACAAATCTCGCAAAAGAAATTGGAATTTCATTTTGGACATATTTTTTAGAATCAAAAAATACAGAAAAAAGTTTAGAAAAAATAAAAAAACAACTCCTCAAAGGATCAGGAAAAGAAATCATAACAGCCATTAGTTTGGTTCAATTTTCAACTTTGGCACCGAACCCTCTCCCAAAACGAATTTTAAGTATTGGTTTGAGTTTAATTCTAGTATTGTTTTTTCTAATGTTTACTAAAGATTCAACTAAACAAGAACCATATCTCGAATTGGACCAAGAAATTTCTTCAATTGAAGCTAATTCGAAACAAAATAAAAGTACTTCTTATTCCGAAAAATCTATAAACGATCCACTTTTCTTTAGAATCCAAAAAATTTCAAATCCAGAGTTCAGAAAAAAAGCAATTTTGTTTTTAGAAACAAAACACGCATTACTTGACGACTCGCACAAACGGGAAATATTAGAATCGATTTTCTCCGAGGATGCTTCGGAAGAAAAAATGTATTATGAATTTAAAACAAGGAGTGGATTTTGA
- a CDS encoding RNA polymerase sigma factor, producing MSDEIRSLIDNCLLGKREAWQSLIQKFHRLIIGTCAHYVPREEVVDTSQLVYLKLTENDYHLLRKFKGESLPAFIIYLNEIAKNISMSHTRSIRRTEFREGISLDLSIDILDDRQTQEDVYFEWEEKKEFYDLIEALDEPHKEILILRLKGYKFKEIAEILEVPIGTVLARANRAKEKIKKLQIKEIKP from the coding sequence ATGAGTGATGAGATTCGAAGTTTAATTGATAATTGCCTTCTCGGCAAACGAGAAGCTTGGCAATCTCTCATCCAAAAATTCCACCGTCTTATCATCGGAACTTGCGCACACTATGTACCAAGAGAAGAAGTGGTAGATACGTCTCAACTTGTGTATTTAAAACTCACAGAAAATGATTATCATTTGCTTCGTAAATTCAAAGGGGAAAGTTTACCCGCATTCATCATTTACCTAAATGAAATTGCAAAAAACATCAGCATGTCCCATACTCGAAGCATTCGCCGTACTGAATTTAGAGAAGGAATCTCTTTAGATTTGAGTATCGATATTTTGGACGATAGGCAAACCCAAGAAGATGTATATTTTGAATGGGAAGAAAAAAAGGAATTTTATGACCTAATTGAGGCCTTAGATGAACCACACAAGGAAATCCTCATCCTTCGTTTAAAAGGTTATAAATTTAAAGAAATAGCGGAAATCTTAGAAGTCCCCATCGGAACCGTACTCGCAAGGGCCAACAGGGCCAAAGAAAAGATAAAAAAATTACAAATAAAGGAAATAAAGCCGTAA
- a CDS encoding exo-beta-N-acetylmuramidase NamZ domain-containing protein, whose protein sequence is MTNYFFRFSLCFLVLACQGNTVPQFRVHPADAKVRLSQDIFYEKILPTMAGKKLMLATNPSGIGTNPKKIISSLEKHKITLEHLIGLEHGFLGLEEEFSQTPVTMDSTFNRPLYHIYRIKDAELRDLVKEVDYVLFDVQDVGMRCYTYLSVLKRLMDALKNTKTKLIVLDHIHVAMHLPPMGEKMSPRHLNFAGEFPSLLITGMTTGESAIFYNKEYLKEAVNLDVIPVEGYKRGMYFEDTGIPWTTPSPNLPMVDSARNYLSLVLLEGVNVSVGRGTQAPFVYFGAPWMTNPEELAGKLSALGNKSYYFSTVYFKPTFGPHKGKICSGLRMNLVRPDYDPMLLAYELIRLMKETYPNDFKWSKGSTNHWVDQLWGNDHFRTSINEGKTYSEFHASFANEELKEKKRIESYLLY, encoded by the coding sequence ATGACCAATTACTTTTTTAGGTTTTCTCTCTGCTTTCTTGTCCTTGCTTGCCAAGGAAACACGGTTCCGCAATTTCGTGTCCACCCAGCGGATGCAAAAGTTCGTTTGTCCCAAGACATTTTTTATGAAAAAATCCTTCCGACCATGGCAGGAAAAAAATTAATGCTCGCGACGAACCCTTCAGGGATTGGAACGAATCCAAAAAAAATCATTTCCTCATTAGAAAAACACAAAATCACCTTAGAGCATTTGATTGGTTTGGAACATGGATTCCTTGGTTTGGAAGAAGAATTTAGCCAAACTCCCGTTACTATGGACTCAACTTTTAATCGACCATTATACCATATCTACAGGATTAAAGATGCTGAACTACGTGATTTGGTAAAAGAAGTTGATTATGTTTTATTTGATGTACAAGACGTAGGAATGCGTTGTTACACATATCTTAGTGTACTCAAACGTTTGATGGACGCTTTAAAAAATACAAAAACTAAACTCATCGTGTTAGACCACATCCATGTTGCTATGCACCTCCCTCCGATGGGTGAAAAAATGAGCCCAAGGCATCTTAATTTTGCTGGTGAGTTTCCATCACTTCTCATCACAGGTATGACTACAGGTGAATCAGCAATTTTTTATAACAAAGAATACTTAAAAGAAGCAGTGAATTTGGATGTCATTCCAGTCGAAGGTTATAAACGAGGGATGTATTTTGAAGATACAGGGATTCCTTGGACAACACCTTCACCTAACTTGCCGATGGTGGATTCTGCTAGAAATTACCTTTCTCTTGTATTACTCGAAGGTGTGAATGTATCAGTTGGAAGGGGTACACAAGCACCTTTTGTTTATTTTGGTGCACCATGGATGACAAATCCAGAAGAACTTGCAGGAAAACTTAGTGCGCTTGGAAACAAATCCTATTATTTTTCAACTGTGTATTTCAAACCTACCTTTGGTCCTCACAAAGGAAAAATTTGTTCTGGGTTACGTATGAATTTAGTACGACCTGATTATGATCCTATGTTACTTGCTTATGAGCTCATCCGTTTGATGAAAGAAACCTATCCAAATGATTTTAAATGGAGTAAAGGTTCTACGAACCATTGGGTTGACCAATTATGGGGAAATGATCATTTCCGCACTTCTATCAACGAAGGAAAAACTTATTCCGAGTTTCACGCAAGCTTTGCAAACGAAGAATTAAAAGAAAAAAAGCGAATTGAATCGTATTTACTTTACTGA
- a CDS encoding lipoprotein LipL46: MLHRLRIAPYTGILILTILACAGSNSAQKNPSLPDNVVTAMGEAPIYQGDLALARNKALKDAKLNAIRKLVGEQITEKSGVSDGQSLGSKLYGKTDSFVKKYDIISEEQWKLDTQDMIRLNVRCEVEATKLSTAVDALLDDVGNPRIAVLVQTVVNGKSFPIGSATNIAEAELIEKLRAKGNKVVDSSQLTALLKKNPSLAKLDLTSVEEGSPLLTLAQDSGAEVLIIAKVTTTDQKPVVLPGGKKTDFLSSAATGPYRIIQLWGDGKIFGSGSLEGRGADITQEVSREQAVKDWANLVSGKVGKQIKDEWFKLTEQNTVILKFKGLALEDAINFKNDLMEYTSVKQINDRKTEMNGSEWELTYPGKESMFAEELMYKKDSSFRFLSSKTLNINSSKRGVVEIEFKNK, from the coding sequence ATGCTTCATAGACTTCGAATTGCTCCCTATACTGGGATTCTTATCCTCACCATCTTGGCATGTGCTGGGTCCAATTCCGCGCAAAAAAACCCGTCTCTACCAGACAATGTGGTAACTGCTATGGGAGAGGCTCCCATTTACCAAGGAGACTTGGCCCTTGCCCGCAATAAGGCACTGAAAGACGCCAAACTCAATGCCATCCGTAAATTGGTAGGCGAACAAATCACAGAAAAATCTGGAGTCTCTGATGGCCAATCCCTAGGATCCAAACTCTATGGGAAAACCGATAGTTTTGTCAAAAAATATGACATCATCAGTGAAGAACAATGGAAGTTGGACACCCAAGACATGATCCGTTTGAATGTTCGCTGTGAAGTAGAAGCTACAAAACTTTCTACTGCAGTGGATGCCCTCCTAGACGATGTGGGAAATCCCCGAATTGCTGTCCTCGTCCAAACAGTTGTGAATGGAAAATCCTTTCCTATTGGATCAGCAACTAATATTGCAGAGGCGGAACTTATTGAAAAACTCCGTGCCAAAGGGAATAAAGTAGTAGATAGTTCGCAGCTCACAGCCCTTCTCAAAAAAAATCCAAGCCTTGCAAAACTTGATCTTACCTCAGTGGAAGAAGGTAGCCCTCTCCTCACCCTTGCACAAGATTCTGGTGCAGAAGTTTTGATTATAGCAAAAGTCACAACCACAGACCAAAAACCAGTCGTTTTACCTGGCGGCAAAAAAACAGATTTTTTAAGTTCAGCAGCAACAGGGCCTTATCGTATCATCCAGTTATGGGGTGATGGAAAAATCTTTGGATCTGGAAGTTTGGAAGGCCGCGGTGCAGACATTACCCAAGAAGTTTCTAGAGAACAAGCAGTGAAAGACTGGGCCAATTTGGTTTCTGGAAAAGTAGGCAAACAAATTAAGGACGAATGGTTTAAGCTCACAGAACAAAACACAGTGATTTTAAAATTCAAAGGCCTTGCTTTGGAAGATGCTATCAATTTCAAAAATGATTTGATGGAGTATACTTCTGTAAAACAAATCAACGATAGAAAAACAGAGATGAATGGATCGGAATGGGAACTCACTTATCCAGGGAAGGAATCTATGTTTGCTGAAGAGCTCATGTACAAAAAGGATTCAAGTTTCCGATTTTTAAGCAGTAAAACTTTAAACATCAACAGTTCAAAACGTGGTGTAGTAGAGATCGAATTTAAAAATAAATAA
- a CDS encoding RluA family pseudouridine synthase, with protein sequence MNSPRKVINIGDRWTTKVLFECDDFLLAEKPEGIPVHETKDPNRLDFTRLLANHLQIPDLRTVNRLDLGTSGIVLFGKNKEKNLELDLLLKEADKTYIFISEGIPSWTEHRMECFLKDGNKQVSIVRSGGKKAITEFTIKQTDPKLNLSFGTAKILTGRRHQIRVMLSSLGFPVLGDGVYGKKDTNEKRMYLHSYSFSFTDFLGQKQMVETEIPVDWQKRMPSISKLSFKLFTN encoded by the coding sequence TTGAATTCTCCACGTAAAGTAATCAATATTGGAGATCGTTGGACCACAAAGGTTCTTTTCGAATGTGATGACTTTTTACTCGCCGAAAAACCAGAAGGGATACCTGTTCATGAAACAAAAGACCCAAACCGTTTGGACTTTACTCGTTTACTGGCGAACCATTTACAAATTCCAGATCTCCGAACAGTCAATCGATTAGACCTTGGCACAAGTGGGATCGTTTTATTTGGCAAAAACAAAGAGAAAAATTTAGAACTAGACCTTTTGCTAAAAGAGGCAGATAAAACGTATATTTTTATCTCAGAAGGAATCCCCAGTTGGACAGAACATCGAATGGAATGTTTTTTAAAAGATGGAAACAAACAAGTGAGTATCGTGAGAAGTGGTGGCAAAAAAGCGATCACAGAATTTACCATAAAACAAACTGATCCAAAACTTAACCTATCCTTCGGGACAGCAAAAATCCTAACCGGGAGGCGACACCAAATTCGAGTTATGTTATCTTCCCTTGGTTTTCCTGTTTTGGGAGATGGTGTTTATGGCAAAAAAGATACAAACGAAAAACGTATGTATCTGCATTCCTATTCATTTTCCTTTACCGATTTTTTGGGTCAAAAACAAATGGTAGAAACAGAGATTCCTGTGGATTGGCAAAAAAGGATGCCAAGTATTTCTAAACTTTCATTCAAACTTTTTACAAATTAA
- a CDS encoding response regulator, with translation MNKPKLLYVDDEAINLYLFREMFRNDFEILIVSSGKEALEELREIEDIQFVITDMRMPEMDGLQFIRKAKENRPKVIYCLLTGYDVTKEMEKAIEEKQVARYFAKPLDPAEIRMFFSART, from the coding sequence TTGAATAAACCAAAATTACTCTATGTAGATGATGAAGCGATCAATCTGTATTTATTTCGTGAAATGTTTCGAAATGATTTTGAAATCCTCATTGTGAGTTCTGGGAAAGAAGCATTAGAAGAACTAAGGGAAATAGAAGATATCCAATTTGTCATCACAGATATGCGAATGCCAGAGATGGATGGACTTCAGTTCATCCGAAAAGCAAAAGAAAACCGACCGAAAGTTATCTATTGTTTGTTAACAGGTTATGATGTGACAAAAGAAATGGAAAAAGCAATTGAGGAAAAACAAGTAGCTCGTTATTTTGCAAAGCCACTAGACCCTGCAGAGATTCGAATGTTTTTCTCTGCAAGGACATGA
- a CDS encoding tetratricopeptide repeat protein, with the protein MFQAIKTLNYPFLFVFFCFLSISPNRADSAPKRKDCTKLEPGVPSEYLLSRAIQEQIDGYQANNRKKTSEARQAFETSVSFLDKYHECLKEKGLGPSSQSAETQSQNYLELANPAKAWEWSEIAKQNAKEISKELVILQMRIRLREQDLTKATEILEHDLVSFPNDPDFLYLLGNLYFERKMWNQSILYYTALSFVIERRDNHSKYKYITAKSLGELNYKLDYPKIAIKRYNEYNSVNKNDMEVLFRLAQIYFVLGDFKMSKFYLEQIREKNSRDIDASHMLAEIYFLEARDLAPQFFDTLKNEKKIPKDGIIPMLYQLVNGTSIGLEGKLKSFIKSNPSRLSPRVAYLELADKNNDPDYEQLNAETAQYAYEYRQYGLAEKILRRGMSRLEKNQLEEKASYLEKISNCQEMLGRWNHSILSMKEAIQLSTDIEKKFRMRFRLAYLYLQGNLKKEKVSVDLLSQTISENPNPTHYYLRGLSYFQLEKYQESIKDYSQAIEMDPNNPNFYFYRATAYDKLKQFPETESDLKKTISLNPNASNAMNYLGYLYAEKNMFPDEAKQLLSQAITLEPDNPAYQDSLGWVYYRKKDYNLALLHLNFAASLALERGFEDPVIYEHLGDVYLAKKDPVNAVQFYKLSLSKDKQISNKDLLSKIKRVEKEISE; encoded by the coding sequence ATGTTTCAAGCAATTAAAACTCTAAACTACCCATTCCTCTTTGTTTTCTTTTGTTTTCTTTCTATTTCGCCAAACCGGGCTGATTCGGCCCCAAAACGGAAAGATTGCACTAAGCTCGAACCAGGAGTCCCAAGCGAATACTTACTTTCTCGTGCCATCCAGGAACAAATTGATGGTTACCAGGCAAATAACCGAAAAAAGACTTCAGAAGCCAGACAGGCCTTTGAAACTTCCGTTTCGTTTTTGGACAAATACCATGAATGTTTAAAAGAAAAGGGTCTTGGTCCAAGTTCCCAGTCTGCGGAGACACAAAGCCAAAATTATTTAGAATTAGCTAACCCAGCAAAGGCCTGGGAATGGTCTGAAATTGCCAAACAAAACGCAAAAGAAATATCGAAAGAACTCGTGATCTTACAAATGAGGATTCGCCTTCGCGAACAAGATTTAACCAAGGCCACAGAAATATTAGAACATGATCTTGTTTCTTTTCCCAATGACCCCGATTTTTTATATTTACTTGGGAATTTGTACTTTGAACGGAAAATGTGGAACCAATCTATTTTGTATTATACAGCACTTTCCTTTGTCATTGAAAGAAGGGACAATCACTCCAAATACAAATACATTACGGCAAAATCATTAGGGGAACTCAATTACAAACTAGATTATCCGAAAATTGCCATCAAACGATACAACGAATACAATTCAGTTAACAAAAATGATATGGAAGTATTGTTTCGTTTGGCACAAATTTATTTCGTGTTAGGTGATTTCAAAATGTCCAAATTTTATTTGGAACAAATCAGGGAAAAAAATTCCAGAGACATTGACGCCTCTCACATGTTAGCTGAAATTTATTTTTTAGAAGCTCGGGACTTAGCACCTCAGTTTTTTGATACCCTCAAAAATGAGAAAAAAATTCCAAAAGATGGTATCATTCCAATGTTATACCAGTTGGTAAATGGAACAAGTATTGGATTAGAAGGAAAACTGAAATCGTTTATCAAATCGAATCCAAGTCGGCTTTCTCCAAGAGTGGCATATTTAGAACTAGCTGACAAAAATAATGACCCCGATTACGAACAATTGAATGCTGAAACGGCACAGTATGCGTATGAATATAGACAATATGGTCTTGCCGAAAAAATCCTACGCCGCGGCATGAGCCGTTTGGAAAAAAACCAATTAGAAGAAAAAGCCAGTTACTTGGAGAAAATTTCCAACTGCCAAGAAATGTTAGGACGATGGAACCATTCAATCCTTTCGATGAAAGAAGCCATCCAATTGAGCACAGATATAGAAAAAAAATTTCGAATGAGATTCCGTTTGGCGTATTTGTATCTCCAAGGGAATTTGAAAAAAGAGAAAGTTTCTGTTGATTTATTGTCCCAAACCATTTCAGAGAATCCAAATCCAACACATTATTATTTAAGAGGATTATCATACTTTCAGTTGGAAAAATACCAAGAAAGTATCAAAGATTATTCACAAGCAATAGAAATGGATCCTAACAATCCTAATTTTTATTTTTATCGAGCAACAGCTTACGATAAACTAAAACAATTTCCTGAAACTGAATCGGATCTCAAAAAAACCATATCCTTAAATCCGAATGCATCTAATGCCATGAATTATTTAGGATATTTGTATGCTGAAAAGAATATGTTTCCAGATGAAGCAAAACAATTGTTAAGCCAAGCAATTACTTTGGAACCAGATAACCCGGCATACCAAGATAGTTTAGGTTGGGTGTATTATCGAAAAAAAGATTACAATTTAGCCTTGTTACATCTGAATTTTGCTGCATCCTTAGCTTTGGAACGTGGGTTTGAAGACCCTGTGATTTATGAACATTTAGGTGATGTTTATTTAGCAAAAAAAGATCCTGTTAATGCAGTTCAATTTTATAAACTTTCACTTTCAAAAGACAAACAAATATCGAATAAAGATTTGTTGTCTAAAATCAAACGAGTGGAAAAGGAAATATCCGAATGA
- the ychF gene encoding redox-regulated ATPase YchF — translation MALNCGIVGLPNVGKSTIFNALTKAGAQAANYPFCTIEPNTGVVEVPDERLSRLSEIYKPKRTVPTMIEFVDIAGLVKGASQGEGLGNQFLSHIREVDAICHVVRAFQDENITHVHGKVDPIEDITVINYELILADLDSLEKQQQRVSKTAKTGNKEAAEILSVMDKILEALKKGNRASTVELSEEEVKIAKKFNLITIKPVLYVANILDSDVKSTENPLVKTITDFANKEGAPVVVLCGRFEEEISGLEKEDQLAFLEEIGEKESGLSRMIRASYQLLGLLTFFTAGVEEVRAWTTKQGSSGPVAASVIHSDFEKGYIRAEVMRYEDLDRTGDAAKVKEEGKLRVEGKEYIVQDGDVIYFRVNA, via the coding sequence ATGGCTTTGAATTGTGGTATTGTAGGTCTCCCAAACGTCGGTAAGTCGACTATTTTTAACGCACTCACAAAAGCAGGCGCTCAGGCTGCGAATTATCCTTTTTGTACGATTGAACCAAACACTGGTGTTGTAGAAGTACCCGATGAAAGGCTCAGTCGTCTTTCTGAAATTTACAAACCAAAACGAACTGTTCCGACGATGATTGAATTTGTGGACATTGCAGGTCTTGTTAAGGGTGCAAGCCAAGGGGAAGGCCTTGGAAATCAATTTTTATCACATATCCGCGAAGTTGATGCCATTTGCCATGTTGTTAGAGCTTTCCAAGATGAAAATATAACACATGTTCATGGAAAAGTAGATCCCATCGAAGACATTACCGTCATCAATTATGAACTCATTCTTGCTGATTTAGACAGTTTGGAAAAACAACAACAGAGAGTTTCCAAAACAGCAAAAACAGGGAACAAAGAAGCGGCAGAAATTTTATCAGTTATGGATAAAATTCTAGAAGCTTTGAAAAAAGGGAATAGGGCATCCACTGTTGAATTGTCTGAAGAAGAAGTTAAAATTGCCAAAAAATTCAACTTAATTACCATTAAACCTGTGTTATATGTTGCAAATATTCTAGATTCTGATGTGAAATCCACAGAAAACCCCCTTGTCAAAACCATTACTGATTTTGCAAACAAAGAAGGGGCGCCTGTTGTTGTTTTATGTGGAAGATTTGAAGAAGAAATTTCAGGATTAGAGAAAGAAGACCAATTGGCATTTTTAGAAGAAATTGGAGAAAAGGAATCAGGACTTTCTCGAATGATTCGTGCCTCCTATCAGCTATTAGGTCTCCTTACTTTTTTTACCGCTGGTGTTGAGGAAGTAAGAGCATGGACAACCAAACAGGGGAGTTCAGGACCCGTTGCCGCAAGTGTCATCCATTCCGATTTTGAAAAAGGATATATCCGAGCAGAAGTGATGCGTTATGAAGACCTAGACCGGACTGGTGATGCAGCTAAGGTGAAGGAAGAAGGGAAACTCAGGGTCGAAGGGAAAGAATACATTGTCCAAGATGGTGATGTAATTTATTTTAGAGTGAACGCTTAA
- a CDS encoding cysteine desulfurase family protein translates to MKSHLTNDIKYFDYNATHPPYQEILESCLSDYIENFYNPSGITRYSLKNQGKIEQTRKYLSQVTKGKEKQFIFSSTGTEANFLLIQSLRVLYPDLDSVIVSPFEHSSMYSALENFGFEFTILQTNKSGTINLNHLSELLKNNPKPVICLYAGNETGVIQPAETIHSLVKESGQMFYSDLMQAFCKIPVPFHWFDGYTFSGHKIGAGMGAAVTYLPVENKNIRLFGGGNQENEHRAGTENSFAISCLQKVCEIQTNSLLEKNFKLKEFQTYIEENLESMGCEIIAKNENRLPNTTFLILPIQTVDFFLLGLEEKGIIVSTGSSCKSRAREASKSLLLMGYSEDEALRAIRISSGSFTSWDDVHSLVNQTKELIQKLKN, encoded by the coding sequence ATGAAATCCCATTTAACGAATGATATAAAGTATTTTGATTATAATGCGACTCATCCACCTTATCAAGAGATCTTAGAGTCGTGTTTGTCGGATTACATAGAAAACTTTTACAATCCATCTGGAATCACACGTTATTCACTGAAAAACCAAGGAAAAATCGAACAAACTAGAAAGTATTTAAGCCAAGTTACTAAAGGAAAAGAAAAACAATTTATTTTTTCCTCCACTGGTACAGAGGCAAATTTTTTACTCATCCAAAGTTTAAGAGTTTTATACCCGGATTTAGATTCAGTGATTGTGTCACCCTTCGAACATTCCAGTATGTATTCCGCATTGGAAAATTTTGGTTTTGAATTTACCATTTTACAAACAAACAAATCAGGTACCATTAACTTAAACCATCTATCCGAACTATTAAAAAATAATCCAAAACCTGTGATTTGTCTATATGCTGGGAACGAAACGGGTGTCATCCAACCTGCGGAAACAATCCATTCCTTGGTTAAGGAAAGTGGTCAGATGTTTTATAGTGATCTAATGCAAGCGTTTTGTAAAATTCCAGTTCCTTTTCATTGGTTCGACGGTTATACATTTTCTGGTCATAAAATTGGTGCTGGTATGGGAGCTGCTGTTACCTATTTACCAGTTGAAAACAAAAACATTAGGCTCTTTGGAGGAGGTAACCAAGAAAACGAACACAGAGCCGGAACAGAAAATAGTTTTGCTATCTCTTGTTTACAAAAGGTATGTGAAATCCAAACCAATTCCTTATTAGAAAAAAACTTTAAGTTAAAAGAATTCCAAACTTATATCGAAGAAAACTTAGAATCAATGGGTTGTGAAATCATTGCAAAAAATGAAAATCGACTCCCCAATACAACCTTCCTTATTTTACCCATCCAAACAGTTGATTTTTTTCTACTTGGCCTAGAAGAAAAAGGAATCATTGTTTCAACAGGAAGTTCTTGTAAATCAAGGGCAAGAGAAGCCTCAAAATCATTACTCTTAATGGGTTATTCAGAAGATGAAGCTTTACGAGCAATTCGAATTTCATCAGGAAGTTTTACTAGTTGGGATGATGTACACTCACTGGTAAACCAAACCAAAGAATTGATTCAAAAACTAAAAAATTAA